Proteins from a genomic interval of Falco rusticolus isolate bFalRus1 chromosome 7, bFalRus1.pri, whole genome shotgun sequence:
- the PRPF39 gene encoding pre-mRNA-processing factor 39 isoform X1, which translates to MENTDNTEEEKPTVSNESTDNGTETTTEEQHMDFSTEIMSVTEMEQSPDSSPDLNEENTQESEIPNIESLQTTDIEACFPPDFDKFWKVVEDNPQDFTGWVYLLQYVEQENHLPAARKAFDRFFTHYPYCYGYWKKYADLEKRHDNVKQSDEVYRRGLQAIPLSVDLWIHYINFLKETLDPADPETNSTIRGAYEHAVLAAGTDFRSDRLWEMYINWENEQGNLREVTSIYDRILGIPTQLYSHHFQRFKEHIQNNLPRDFLTTEQFVQLRRELASVNGHSGEDAQPGDDLPSGTEDITDPAKLITEIENMRHRIIEIHQEMFNHNEHEVSKRWTFEEAIKRPYFHVKPLEKIQLKNWKEYLEFEIENGTHERVVVLFERCVISCALYEDFWIKYAKYMENHSIEGVRHVYSRACTIHLPKKPMVHMLWAAFEEQQGNIDEARRILKTFEECILGLAMIRLRRVSLERRHGNMEDAEHLLEDAVRNAKSISESSFYAIKLARHLFKVQKNLPKARKVLSEAIEIDKENTKLYLNLLEMEYSGDLKQNEENILSCFDKAVNGALSIKMRITFSQRKVEFLEDFGSDVNKLLDAYDEHQALLKEQDSLKRRAENGSEEPDEKKMLTDDPTLASAQMMDGDMQVNQAAYNYNAWYQYNYQNAWNYGQYYHAT; encoded by the exons ATGGAGAACACAGATAATACAGAGGAGGAGAAGCCGACTGTAAGCAATGAGAGCACAGACAATGGCACTGAAACGACAACAGAAGAACAGCATATGGACTTCAGTACGGAAATCATGAGCGTAACTGAGATGGAACAATCGCCTGATAGTTCCCCTGACTTGAATGAAGAGAATACACAGGAGAGTGAAATTCCAAATATTGAAAGTTTACAGACAACAGATATTGAGGCTTGCTTCCCTCCAGATTTTGACAAGTTCTGGAAAGTAGTAGAGGACAATCCCCAGGATTTCACAGGATGGGTATATCTCCTACAGTATGTAGAGCAGGAG AACCACTTACCAGCTGCCAGGAAAGCATTTGACAGGTTTTTCACGCATTATCCATATTGCTATGGGTATTGGAAAAAGTATGCAGACCTTGAAAAGCGACATGACAACGTTAAACAGTCTGATGAG GTTTATCGCAGAGGGCTTCAGGCAATTCCTCTTAGTGTTGATCTTTGGATACATTATATAAACTTCTTAAAGGAGACCTTGGACCCTGCTGATCCTGAAACTAACAGTACTATTCGAGG agccTATGAACATGCGGTCTTAGCTGCTGGGACAGACTTCCGATCTGACAGACTATGGGAAATGTACATAAACTGGGAAAATGAGCAGGGAAACCTAAGGGAAGTTACATCCATCTATGACCGCATCCTTGGAATTCCAACGCAGCTCTACAGTCATCACTTTCAGAg GTTTAAAGAACATATACAGAACAACTTGCCTCGAGACTTCCTGACTACTGAGCAGTTTGTCCAGCTGCGCAGAGAACTGGCATCTGTGAACGGCCATAGTGGGGAGGATGCACAACCTGGAGATGACCTGCCCTCTGGCACTGAAGATATAACTGACCCTGCCAAG cTAATCACTGAGATAGAAAACATGAGGCATAGAATCATTGAGATTCATCAAGAAATGTTTAACCACAATGAACATGAAGTCAGTAAGAGGTGGACGTTTGAAGAAGCg ATAAAGAGGCCTTACTTTCATGTAAAACCTCTGgagaaaattcagctgaaaaactggaaagagtACTTAGAGTTTGAGATAGAAAATGGCACTCATGAACGAGTTGTGGTCCTCTTTGAAAGATGTGTTATTTCATGTGCCCTCTATGAGGACTTCTGGATTAAG TATGCCAAATACATGGAGAATCATAGTATTGAAGGCGTGAGGCATGTCTACAGCAGGGCTTGCACAATACATCTTCCTAAGAAACCAATGGTTCACATGCTGTGGGCTGCCTTTGAGGAACAGCAGG GCAACATCGATGAAGCAAGAAGAATCTTGAAAACATTTGAAGAGTGTATTCTAGGGCTAGCAATGATTCGCTTGCGAAGAGTAAGCTTAGAACGCAGACATGGAAACATGGAAGATGCTGAACACCTGCTTGAAGATGCTGTTAGGAATGCCAAATCAATTAGTGAATCGTCATTTTATGCCATCAAATTAGCTCGACACCTCttcaaagtacagaaaaatcttCCAAAGGCAAGAAAAGTGCTGTCAGAAGCCATAGAAATTGACAAA GAAAATACGAAACTGTATCTCAACTTACTTGAAATGGAATACAGTGGCGATCTcaagcaaaatgaagaaaacatcttGAGCTGTTTTGATAAAGCTGTCAATGGCGCATTGTCTATAAAAATGAGGATTACGTTTTCTCAGCGAAAAGTGGAATTTCTTGAAGATTTTGGTTCTGATGTGAACAA GCTTCTCGATGCCTATGATGAACATCAAGCTCTTCTAAAGGAGCAGGATTCTTTaaaaaggagagcagagaaCGG GTCGGAGGAgccagatgaaaagaaaatgctcacAGATGACCCAACTTTGGCATCAGCACAGATGATGGATGGCGACATGCAAGTCAATCAGGCAGCATATAACTACAACGCCTGGTACCAG
- the PRPF39 gene encoding pre-mRNA-processing factor 39 isoform X2, whose protein sequence is MQGPLRFEDQDSARGDQNIAMFYPTSTQMVYRRGLQAIPLSVDLWIHYINFLKETLDPADPETNSTIRGAYEHAVLAAGTDFRSDRLWEMYINWENEQGNLREVTSIYDRILGIPTQLYSHHFQRFKEHIQNNLPRDFLTTEQFVQLRRELASVNGHSGEDAQPGDDLPSGTEDITDPAKLITEIENMRHRIIEIHQEMFNHNEHEVSKRWTFEEAIKRPYFHVKPLEKIQLKNWKEYLEFEIENGTHERVVVLFERCVISCALYEDFWIKYAKYMENHSIEGVRHVYSRACTIHLPKKPMVHMLWAAFEEQQGNIDEARRILKTFEECILGLAMIRLRRVSLERRHGNMEDAEHLLEDAVRNAKSISESSFYAIKLARHLFKVQKNLPKARKVLSEAIEIDKENTKLYLNLLEMEYSGDLKQNEENILSCFDKAVNGALSIKMRITFSQRKVEFLEDFGSDVNKLLDAYDEHQALLKEQDSLKRRAENGSEEPDEKKMLTDDPTLASAQMMDGDMQVNQAAYNYNAWYQYNYQNAWNYGQYYHAT, encoded by the exons ATGCAGGGACCGCTGCGCTTTGAAGATCAAGACTCTGCACGTGGAGATCAGAACATTGCCATGTTCTATCCAACCTCCACCCAAATG GTTTATCGCAGAGGGCTTCAGGCAATTCCTCTTAGTGTTGATCTTTGGATACATTATATAAACTTCTTAAAGGAGACCTTGGACCCTGCTGATCCTGAAACTAACAGTACTATTCGAGG agccTATGAACATGCGGTCTTAGCTGCTGGGACAGACTTCCGATCTGACAGACTATGGGAAATGTACATAAACTGGGAAAATGAGCAGGGAAACCTAAGGGAAGTTACATCCATCTATGACCGCATCCTTGGAATTCCAACGCAGCTCTACAGTCATCACTTTCAGAg GTTTAAAGAACATATACAGAACAACTTGCCTCGAGACTTCCTGACTACTGAGCAGTTTGTCCAGCTGCGCAGAGAACTGGCATCTGTGAACGGCCATAGTGGGGAGGATGCACAACCTGGAGATGACCTGCCCTCTGGCACTGAAGATATAACTGACCCTGCCAAG cTAATCACTGAGATAGAAAACATGAGGCATAGAATCATTGAGATTCATCAAGAAATGTTTAACCACAATGAACATGAAGTCAGTAAGAGGTGGACGTTTGAAGAAGCg ATAAAGAGGCCTTACTTTCATGTAAAACCTCTGgagaaaattcagctgaaaaactggaaagagtACTTAGAGTTTGAGATAGAAAATGGCACTCATGAACGAGTTGTGGTCCTCTTTGAAAGATGTGTTATTTCATGTGCCCTCTATGAGGACTTCTGGATTAAG TATGCCAAATACATGGAGAATCATAGTATTGAAGGCGTGAGGCATGTCTACAGCAGGGCTTGCACAATACATCTTCCTAAGAAACCAATGGTTCACATGCTGTGGGCTGCCTTTGAGGAACAGCAGG GCAACATCGATGAAGCAAGAAGAATCTTGAAAACATTTGAAGAGTGTATTCTAGGGCTAGCAATGATTCGCTTGCGAAGAGTAAGCTTAGAACGCAGACATGGAAACATGGAAGATGCTGAACACCTGCTTGAAGATGCTGTTAGGAATGCCAAATCAATTAGTGAATCGTCATTTTATGCCATCAAATTAGCTCGACACCTCttcaaagtacagaaaaatcttCCAAAGGCAAGAAAAGTGCTGTCAGAAGCCATAGAAATTGACAAA GAAAATACGAAACTGTATCTCAACTTACTTGAAATGGAATACAGTGGCGATCTcaagcaaaatgaagaaaacatcttGAGCTGTTTTGATAAAGCTGTCAATGGCGCATTGTCTATAAAAATGAGGATTACGTTTTCTCAGCGAAAAGTGGAATTTCTTGAAGATTTTGGTTCTGATGTGAACAA GCTTCTCGATGCCTATGATGAACATCAAGCTCTTCTAAAGGAGCAGGATTCTTTaaaaaggagagcagagaaCGG GTCGGAGGAgccagatgaaaagaaaatgctcacAGATGACCCAACTTTGGCATCAGCACAGATGATGGATGGCGACATGCAAGTCAATCAGGCAGCATATAACTACAACGCCTGGTACCAG